The following coding sequences are from one Paenibacillus sp. FSL R5-0912 window:
- a CDS encoding assimilatory sulfite reductase (NADPH) flavoprotein subunit, whose translation MQLQVTNSPFNESQVELLNQLLPTLTHSQQVWLSGYLSAVSLLGDTGQAGPAVLPLAAKAAPGVSTSTATMPQPEVSREVTVLFGSQTGNCQRLAASLARKLEEQGFKVTVAAMNSFKPNGLKKIENLLLLVSTHGEGEPPDNARAFHEFLYSKRAPQLPQLRYSVLALGDTSYEFFCQTGKDFDQKLEELGAQRLTSRADCDLDYDEPVAEWFEHVIRSLSGSGSQQAAGIADDAVLAAESAESLESAYSRNHPFHAEVLENLNLNGRGSDRETRHLELSLAGSNITFEPGDSLGVYPENHPQLVQDIIAAMGLEAGESVPLNKKGEEGTLHEALLRHYEITVLTKPLLEQAAKLNSAPALQELLSPDRQQELKNYIHGRDLLDLIQDFAPWEVPARSFVTILRKLPARLYSIASSYNANPDEVHFTVRAVRYESHGRERYGVCSVHCAERAEPGATLPVYIQNNPNFKLPANPDTPVIMIGPGTGVAPFRSFLEEREEQGAQGKSWLFYGDRHFVTDFLYQTDWQRMLKDGVLNRLDVAFSRDTDEKVYVQHRILEKSRELYTWLQEGAHVYVCGDEKHMAHDVHAALITVIQQEGGLSPEGAAAYLENLQQVQRYQRDVY comes from the coding sequence TTGCAATTACAAGTTACGAACAGTCCCTTTAATGAGAGCCAGGTTGAGCTTCTCAACCAGCTGCTGCCGACGCTGACCCATTCGCAGCAGGTATGGCTAAGCGGTTATTTATCCGCTGTGTCTCTGCTGGGAGACACGGGTCAAGCAGGCCCGGCGGTGCTCCCCCTTGCTGCTAAAGCGGCACCAGGAGTGTCAACGTCTACAGCCACAATGCCCCAGCCGGAGGTATCCCGTGAGGTGACCGTATTGTTCGGCTCCCAGACCGGCAACTGTCAGCGGCTGGCGGCGAGTCTTGCGCGTAAGCTGGAAGAGCAGGGCTTCAAGGTTACGGTTGCCGCAATGAACAGCTTCAAGCCGAATGGACTGAAGAAGATCGAGAATCTGCTGCTGCTGGTCAGCACCCATGGTGAAGGAGAACCGCCGGATAATGCACGTGCCTTCCATGAATTTCTCTACAGTAAAAGAGCCCCGCAGCTTCCGCAGCTGCGTTACTCGGTACTTGCACTCGGCGACACTTCCTATGAATTCTTCTGCCAGACCGGGAAAGATTTCGATCAGAAGCTGGAAGAGCTTGGCGCACAGCGCTTAACATCTCGTGCGGACTGCGATCTCGATTATGATGAGCCTGTAGCCGAATGGTTCGAGCATGTTATCCGCTCGCTAAGCGGTTCCGGTTCGCAGCAGGCTGCGGGGATCGCGGATGACGCTGTGCTGGCAGCCGAGAGCGCAGAATCGCTGGAATCGGCATATTCACGGAATCATCCGTTCCATGCCGAGGTGCTGGAGAACCTGAATCTGAACGGACGCGGCTCAGACCGTGAGACCCGCCATCTGGAGCTGTCGCTGGCCGGTTCGAATATTACGTTTGAGCCCGGTGATTCGCTCGGAGTCTATCCGGAGAACCACCCGCAGCTTGTGCAGGATATCATTGCTGCCATGGGCTTGGAGGCTGGTGAATCCGTTCCCCTGAACAAGAAGGGGGAAGAGGGCACACTGCATGAAGCGTTGCTGCGGCATTATGAAATTACCGTACTGACGAAACCGCTGCTGGAGCAGGCAGCCAAGCTGAACTCAGCACCTGCCCTGCAGGAGCTGCTGTCCCCGGACCGGCAGCAGGAGCTGAAGAATTACATCCATGGGCGTGATCTGCTGGACTTGATTCAGGATTTCGCACCGTGGGAAGTTCCGGCCCGCAGCTTCGTGACGATTCTGCGCAAGCTGCCGGCAAGATTGTATTCCATTGCCAGCAGCTACAATGCCAACCCGGATGAAGTGCACTTCACGGTACGGGCTGTACGTTATGAGTCGCATGGACGTGAACGCTACGGAGTCTGCTCCGTGCATTGTGCGGAACGTGCAGAGCCGGGCGCTACACTGCCGGTTTACATCCAGAACAATCCGAACTTCAAGCTTCCGGCAAATCCGGATACTCCGGTGATCATGATCGGACCGGGTACTGGTGTCGCCCCGTTCCGCTCCTTCCTGGAGGAACGGGAAGAGCAGGGGGCACAGGGGAAGTCATGGCTGTTCTACGGCGACCGGCATTTCGTCACAGACTTCCTCTACCAGACCGATTGGCAGAGAATGCTGAAGGACGGTGTTCTTAACCGGCTGGACGTTGCCTTCTCACGCGATACAGACGAGAAAGTTTACGTACAGCACCGCATTCTGGAGAAGAGCCGGGAGCTGTACACCTGGCTGCAGGAGGGTGCACATGTCTATGTATGCGGAGACGAGAAGCATATGGCCCATGATGTACACGCTGCGCTGATTACAGTAATCCAGCAGGAAGGCGGACTGAGTCCGGAAGGGGCAGCCGCTTATCTGGAGAATCTGCAGCAGGTGCAGCGATATCAGCGTGATGTATATTAA
- the lspA gene encoding signal peptidase II, which translates to MLFYLISILVVLIDQAAKWLVRTHMELGERIPFWSPHLQFVYYENSGAAFSSFQGYGKYFSIIAVVFVAAVFYYRRQGKIRGPLLEAASGLLVGGALGNAIDRVIYHQVTDFLVFGNRGGILNLADLAINAGAILIAVYLLVDHFGHKAAR; encoded by the coding sequence ATGCTTTTTTATCTGATTTCCATATTGGTAGTGCTGATTGACCAAGCCGCCAAATGGCTGGTCCGTACTCATATGGAGCTTGGGGAGAGGATTCCCTTCTGGAGTCCGCACCTGCAGTTCGTCTATTATGAGAATAGCGGGGCAGCCTTCAGCTCCTTTCAGGGCTACGGGAAGTATTTTTCCATAATCGCTGTGGTTTTTGTAGCGGCAGTGTTCTATTACCGGCGGCAGGGCAAAATTCGCGGGCCTTTGCTTGAGGCAGCCAGCGGGTTACTGGTCGGCGGAGCGCTCGGCAATGCGATTGACCGTGTGATCTACCATCAGGTAACGGACTTTCTAGTGTTCGGTAACCGCGGGGGGATTCTCAATCTGGCGGATCTGGCGATTAATGCCGGGGCAATCCTGATTGCAGTCTACCTGCTGGTTGACCACTTTGGACACAAAGCTGCCCGGTAA
- a CDS encoding aldo/keto reductase — translation MKYSYLGKSGLKVSQLCLGTMNFGPETEEKEAFRIMDAALDAGINFFDTANVYGGQDRRGWTEEIIGRWFQQGGGRREKVVLATKVYGDMFDEQDGPNSASGLSAYKIRRHFEGSLKRLQTDHIELYQMHHIDRNVSWEELWGAFEILVSQGKADYIGSSNFAGWHIAAAQAKAKERHFLGLVSEQHLYNLLERTPELEVLPASKELGLGVIPWSPLAGGLLGRNALSKTGVRSARSAKLEQHRSQLEQFSALCKELGEHEDQVALAWVLANPAVTAPIIGPRTIEQFEDSLRVTEIVLEEAVLKKLDEIFPGPGKPAPEAYAW, via the coding sequence ATGAAGTACAGCTATTTGGGTAAATCCGGTTTGAAGGTCAGTCAATTATGTCTGGGCACGATGAATTTCGGGCCGGAAACCGAGGAGAAGGAAGCGTTCAGGATTATGGATGCCGCACTGGATGCGGGAATCAATTTCTTCGATACGGCCAATGTGTACGGCGGCCAGGACCGCCGCGGCTGGACCGAGGAAATTATCGGCCGCTGGTTTCAGCAGGGGGGCGGACGGCGCGAGAAGGTTGTGCTGGCCACCAAGGTGTATGGTGACATGTTCGACGAGCAGGACGGACCCAATTCCGCCTCCGGCTTATCCGCTTATAAGATCAGACGGCATTTCGAAGGCTCATTGAAACGTCTGCAGACGGATCATATTGAGCTTTACCAGATGCATCATATTGACCGGAATGTATCCTGGGAAGAGCTGTGGGGCGCATTTGAAATTCTTGTCTCCCAGGGCAAAGCTGATTATATCGGCTCCAGCAATTTCGCCGGCTGGCATATCGCCGCTGCGCAGGCTAAGGCCAAAGAACGTCATTTCCTCGGCCTTGTGTCCGAGCAGCATTTGTATAACCTGCTGGAACGGACACCGGAGCTTGAAGTGCTGCCGGCATCCAAGGAGCTGGGGCTGGGCGTCATTCCATGGAGTCCGCTGGCCGGAGGCTTGCTGGGCCGCAACGCCTTGTCCAAGACGGGTGTGCGCAGCGCCCGCTCCGCCAAGCTGGAGCAGCACCGCAGCCAGCTGGAGCAATTCTCCGCGCTCTGCAAGGAGCTTGGCGAGCATGAGGATCAGGTTGCTCTGGCCTGGGTACTCGCTAATCCGGCAGTAACAGCGCCGATTATCGGGCCGCGTACGATAGAGCAGTTCGAGGATTCGCTGCGTGTTACGGAGATTGTACTGGAAGAAGCTGTGCTGAAGAAGCTGGACGAGATTTTCCCTGGACCGGGCAAGCCGGCACCGGAAGCCTACGCCTGGTAA
- a CDS encoding ATP-binding protein, which produces MINNKLADVSIKTKYFRIIFILFLVIMLSGIGLFFYINNQQDKLKHDRGVLQHKTETINELAATLNDVFFRARGYVALKSDGELKLLNTALTGLDRILEQYSALNLSPEEAQYRDDLKLFYEQYKTKTLPEAIRLVENDDYTGIRHLSQGGSTQALNEFLAYTKAFKTSSDSKLNAMDSQSIKQADTFTFIAFGLSAVLLLFFTLMIWRMLRVVLDPIVKLEEATNSLAAGEAVLLGKLHKQDEIGRLYEAFLNMARSIQDKEEELMMQNEELHAQQDELQDQQFKLERSLSEIESMMKALNQTSAVGILSSKGVFTYANDNISVYTGYKNAEIIGYTFRLFELHNISDIQMEQIIRKLATGGVWSDESQIVAKDGSAVWLQLTIMPYLNDEGQIYQYILIANNITSMKSVQQELAETLKSTEQTTIMLELNNQLNHEITYTLDKQEFAEKFIKFMNRLYSFDSSLFLLVKDKISVVKGVPQENVERYIDANSKDMLYRMSTEKSYIVKRTGVPREQGISDKEVYCYDFYTTVVNAEDEILAIFCGTRIGHSFTEEEISEIQGMMNRVALAIERLFMYEEIENGRKLNRDIVNNVNEGIQFVNTEGVIQHINKALSQLFDYDVWAEGMLIPKEQWMDHFTLRVNESEEMGQFYQKAMSEHSVDSSTMKYSLGKEAMKHVDVYAIPVFRREARVGTLFVHRDITREYELDLMKSELVSTVSHELRTPLSSVLGFTELLLSKTMKPEKQLKYLETIHKEAKRLTELINDFLDLQRMESGTQLYNAEPVNLSETVLSVIDQYKLSGTHHILVEDEALNAEVEVDKDKIIQVLTNLLSNAIKFSPGSNEIKVTLHNERDSVIVRVQDHGLGIPKNQIGQLFQKFRRVDNSASKRIGGTGLGLAICKEIIEKQKGMIGIDSVEGEGTAVWFSLPVLQAESSRHEEEPHKWSADKEQKPNVMIVEDDYSLSLLLSEELKGKGFRVTHHYHPQKAFDQAVKTPFVAIVVDLMLGEELDGWDLIRMLKNDPRTENVPIVISSALDKEDKSMMDKVQKYLTKPYPPGELSNTLQDIVQIKPKTGEVLFPDSAEQ; this is translated from the coding sequence GTGATAAACAATAAACTTGCTGATGTGAGCATCAAAACCAAGTATTTCCGGATTATTTTCATCTTGTTTCTGGTGATTATGTTATCTGGTATCGGCCTGTTCTTCTACATCAATAACCAGCAGGACAAGCTGAAGCATGACCGCGGTGTCCTGCAGCATAAGACAGAGACCATCAATGAGCTGGCGGCGACGCTGAATGATGTCTTTTTCCGGGCGAGAGGTTATGTTGCCCTCAAAAGCGACGGTGAGCTTAAGCTGCTGAACACTGCACTCACGGGCCTTGATAGAATTCTGGAGCAATATTCGGCTCTGAATCTGTCGCCTGAAGAAGCGCAATACCGTGATGATCTGAAGTTATTCTATGAGCAGTACAAGACCAAGACCCTTCCTGAAGCGATCCGGCTGGTGGAGAATGATGATTATACAGGCATCCGCCATCTCTCTCAGGGCGGCAGCACCCAGGCTCTGAATGAATTTCTGGCCTATACCAAAGCGTTCAAAACAAGCTCGGACAGCAAGCTGAACGCCATGGATTCTCAGTCCATCAAGCAGGCGGACACCTTCACATTTATCGCCTTCGGGCTCAGCGCTGTACTGCTGTTATTCTTCACACTGATGATCTGGCGGATGCTTAGAGTGGTGCTTGATCCGATTGTTAAGCTGGAAGAAGCAACGAATTCGCTGGCGGCAGGCGAGGCTGTGCTGCTCGGCAAGCTGCATAAGCAGGATGAGATCGGCCGCCTCTATGAGGCCTTCCTTAATATGGCCCGGAGTATCCAGGATAAAGAAGAAGAGCTGATGATGCAGAATGAAGAGCTGCATGCCCAGCAGGATGAGCTGCAGGATCAGCAGTTCAAGCTGGAGCGTTCACTCAGTGAAATCGAAAGTATGATGAAGGCGCTGAATCAGACCTCCGCTGTCGGCATTCTGTCCAGCAAGGGAGTATTCACCTATGCCAATGATAACATTAGCGTCTACACCGGCTACAAGAACGCTGAGATTATCGGATATACCTTCCGTTTGTTTGAACTGCATAATATTTCGGATATTCAGATGGAACAGATTATACGCAAGCTGGCGACTGGCGGTGTATGGAGCGATGAGTCACAAATTGTGGCAAAAGATGGTTCTGCCGTCTGGCTCCAGCTGACGATCATGCCGTATCTGAATGATGAGGGTCAGATTTACCAGTACATTCTGATTGCTAACAACATTACCTCCATGAAGAGTGTCCAGCAGGAGCTGGCCGAGACGCTGAAAAGCACGGAGCAGACCACCATCATGCTGGAGCTTAACAACCAGCTCAATCATGAAATTACCTACACGCTGGACAAGCAGGAATTTGCCGAGAAATTCATCAAGTTCATGAACCGGCTGTACTCGTTCGACAGCAGTCTTTTCCTGCTGGTCAAAGATAAGATATCGGTGGTCAAAGGGGTTCCGCAGGAGAATGTGGAGCGCTATATCGATGCCAACAGCAAGGATATGTTATACCGGATGAGCACGGAGAAGTCCTATATTGTGAAACGGACCGGAGTCCCCAGAGAGCAGGGAATCTCCGACAAAGAAGTTTACTGCTATGATTTCTATACAACTGTAGTCAATGCCGAGGATGAGATCCTGGCGATCTTCTGTGGTACACGAATCGGGCATTCCTTCACCGAAGAGGAAATCAGCGAAATTCAGGGGATGATGAACCGGGTGGCGCTGGCCATCGAGCGGTTGTTCATGTATGAGGAAATCGAGAATGGCCGCAAGCTGAACCGGGATATAGTCAACAATGTCAACGAAGGCATCCAGTTCGTCAACACGGAAGGCGTCATTCAGCATATCAACAAGGCGCTCAGTCAATTGTTCGACTATGATGTGTGGGCAGAGGGGATGCTGATCCCCAAAGAGCAATGGATGGATCACTTCACCCTTCGCGTGAATGAATCGGAAGAGATGGGGCAGTTCTACCAGAAGGCGATGTCCGAGCACTCCGTGGATTCCAGCACGATGAAGTATTCCCTGGGCAAGGAAGCGATGAAGCATGTCGACGTCTATGCGATTCCGGTGTTCCGCCGTGAAGCGCGGGTGGGAACGTTGTTTGTACACCGGGATATCACCCGGGAATACGAGCTGGATCTGATGAAGTCGGAGCTGGTCAGTACGGTCAGCCATGAGCTGCGGACACCGCTGTCCAGTGTTCTGGGCTTCACCGAGCTCCTGTTATCCAAGACAATGAAGCCGGAGAAGCAGCTGAAATACCTGGAAACGATTCATAAGGAAGCCAAACGTCTGACTGAGCTGATCAATGATTTCCTTGACCTGCAGCGCATGGAATCCGGCACACAGCTGTACAATGCAGAGCCGGTCAATCTCAGCGAGACCGTTCTTAGTGTAATTGACCAGTACAAGCTTAGCGGTACCCACCATATCCTTGTGGAGGATGAGGCGCTGAACGCCGAGGTCGAGGTGGATAAGGATAAGATTATCCAGGTGCTGACCAACCTGCTGAGCAATGCCATCAAGTTCTCTCCAGGCAGCAATGAGATCAAGGTAACGCTGCATAATGAGCGGGATTCGGTTATAGTCCGGGTACAGGATCATGGACTGGGAATTCCGAAGAATCAGATCGGACAGCTGTTCCAGAAATTCCGCCGGGTGGATAACAGTGCATCCAAGCGGATTGGCGGAACGGGTCTCGGACTTGCGATCTGCAAGGAGATCATTGAGAAGCAGAAGGGGATGATCGGAATCGATTCGGTTGAAGGCGAAGGCACCGCGGTGTGGTTTAGCCTGCCGGTCCTCCAAGCGGAGAGCAGCCGTCATGAAGAGGAGCCGCATAAATGGAGTGCCGACAAGGAGCAAAAGCCGAATGTGATGATCGTTGAGGACGATTACAGCTTGTCCCTGCTGCTCTCTGAGGAGCTTAAGGGCAAAGGCTTCAGAGTGACTCATCACTATCATCCGCAAAAAGCATTTGATCAGGCGGTGAAGACGCCTTTTGTAGCTATCGTCGTGGATCTGATGCTCGGTGAAGAGCTGGACGGCTGGGATCTGATCCGTATGCTGAAGAATGATCCCCGCACGGAGAATGTGCCGATTGTCATCTCCTCGGCGCTGGATAAGGAAGATAAGAGCATGATGGATAAAGTGCAGAAATATCTGACCAAACCGTATCCGCCGGGCGAGCTGTCAAATACCTTGCAGGATATTGTGCAAATCAAGCCGAAGACGGGTGAGGTTCTTTTCCCGGACAGCGCTGAGCAGTAG
- a CDS encoding response regulator, with the protein MQKILIVDDEDVLRMLIEDTLEDLEDVEIHTAENGVEALTRLTSDRYDLVILDYMMPEMTGIEVLGELNEELKNKTPIMMLTAKAQEMDRNRAREAGARYFMPKPFSPMELLQIVEGILSDKQ; encoded by the coding sequence ATGCAAAAAATACTGATTGTGGACGACGAAGATGTACTGCGCATGCTGATTGAAGATACGCTGGAGGATCTGGAGGATGTAGAGATTCATACCGCCGAGAATGGGGTTGAGGCGCTAACGCGGCTTACTTCGGACCGCTATGATCTCGTGATTCTGGACTATATGATGCCGGAAATGACCGGAATTGAAGTGCTCGGTGAGCTGAATGAAGAGCTGAAGAACAAGACCCCTATTATGATGCTGACAGCCAAAGCACAGGAAATGGACCGGAACAGGGCAAGGGAAGCCGGAGCACGTTATTTCATGCCTAAACCGTTCAGCCCGATGGAGCTGCTGCAGATCGTGGAGGGCATCCTTAGTGATAAACAATAA
- a CDS encoding GGDEF domain-containing response regulator: MTTRKYKELVEQRTRQTLQKWSREPAVEERDIYRFLHNLKGTSGTVGLDAVEAFSGNSLLYFSDDNHRSWTEAEWGDYLYPLLELFDEPESTGAVPPQIPGIALSHGSTHHQYEILVIDDDVELVAFLRESLEKQSYYVSIALSAERGLKIFYETKPDLILLDILLPDRSGIDVLNQIIGKAKKERIPIIIISGEHSKEVQKYAYSLGVMDYIRKPVDIDLFLVLIKNRFELKKEWQESIIVDELTGAFNRKYFNQTLKLLSSDFRRTGRTFSLALLDLDYFKHVNDTYGHLVGDEVLQTFSELVRDSIRTEDTLCRYGGEEFALFMPNTSADSALLVIERIQGKFASREFCAKRESFHVTFSCGITEISERQQDTDKLIDEADQALYSSKYSGRNQTTLYSEGLSTGQRETVLNVIIVDDDPLIRRIITGNFASWEPGNIGGMKVNSYADGELFLKSDWYVPEEKYIILLDGVMPGLDGLEVLEKIRSSYPEVNILVIMLTGRNNQRDIIHALQLGADDYVIKPFHVPELLSRIERLAHRFLF; encoded by the coding sequence ATGACAACGAGAAAATATAAAGAGCTGGTTGAACAGCGCACCAGACAAACCTTGCAGAAGTGGTCGCGGGAGCCGGCAGTTGAGGAAAGAGATATCTATCGCTTTCTGCATAATTTAAAAGGGACTTCCGGTACAGTGGGCCTTGACGCGGTGGAGGCGTTCTCCGGCAACTCTCTGCTCTATTTCTCGGATGATAACCATAGAAGCTGGACGGAAGCCGAGTGGGGGGATTATTTATATCCGCTGCTGGAGCTGTTTGATGAGCCTGAAAGTACAGGTGCAGTGCCTCCCCAGATTCCGGGAATTGCGTTGTCCCATGGGAGCACCCACCATCAGTACGAAATTCTGGTCATTGACGATGATGTGGAGCTGGTGGCTTTTTTGCGCGAGTCGCTGGAGAAGCAGTCATACTATGTAAGCATTGCCCTATCTGCTGAACGCGGACTTAAGATTTTTTATGAGACCAAGCCGGATTTAATTCTGCTGGATATTCTGCTGCCGGACCGCAGCGGGATTGATGTGCTCAATCAGATTATCGGCAAAGCCAAAAAAGAGCGGATTCCGATCATTATCATCAGCGGTGAACACTCCAAGGAAGTCCAGAAATATGCCTATTCGCTCGGTGTGATGGATTACATCCGGAAGCCGGTGGATATCGACCTGTTCCTGGTGCTGATCAAGAACCGGTTTGAACTGAAAAAAGAATGGCAGGAATCCATCATTGTAGATGAGCTGACGGGTGCTTTTAACCGGAAATATTTCAATCAGACCCTGAAGCTGCTCTCATCGGACTTCAGACGGACGGGCCGGACGTTCTCGCTCGCGCTGCTGGATCTGGATTACTTTAAGCATGTCAACGATACGTATGGTCATCTTGTGGGGGACGAGGTCCTGCAGACTTTTTCGGAGCTGGTCAGAGATTCAATTCGTACGGAGGATACACTGTGCCGCTACGGGGGAGAGGAATTCGCCCTGTTCATGCCAAATACCTCTGCGGACTCAGCACTGCTTGTCATTGAACGGATTCAGGGGAAATTCGCCTCCAGGGAATTCTGTGCCAAACGGGAAAGCTTCCATGTTACCTTCTCCTGCGGCATTACAGAGATAAGCGAACGGCAGCAGGATACCGATAAACTAATTGACGAGGCAGACCAGGCCTTGTATTCCAGTAAGTATAGCGGACGCAACCAGACAACCTTGTACAGCGAAGGACTGTCAACGGGCCAGAGGGAAACGGTACTCAATGTAATTATTGTTGATGATGATCCGCTGATCCGCAGAATTATTACAGGCAATTTCGCCTCCTGGGAGCCGGGGAATATCGGTGGAATGAAAGTGAACAGTTATGCCGACGGCGAGCTTTTTCTGAAATCGGACTGGTATGTTCCGGAGGAGAAGTACATTATTCTGCTGGACGGGGTGATGCCCGGCCTCGACGGTCTTGAGGTTCTGGAGAAGATCCGCAGCAGCTATCCTGAAGTGAACATCCTGGTGATTATGCTGACAGGCCGCAATAATCAGCGCGATATTATCCATGCCCTGCAGCTGGGGGCGGACGATTATGTGATTAAGCCGTTTCATGTGCCGGAGCTGCTGTCCCGGATTGAGCGCCTGGCCCACAGATTCTTGTTCTAA
- a CDS encoding ACT domain-containing protein translates to MKGIITVLGKDKVGIIAKVCTYLAEHNLNILDISQTIVQDYFNMMMIVDISAPSKSFEEIVEDLQHVGEDIGVEIKLQHEDIFNIMHRI, encoded by the coding sequence TTGAAGGGGATTATTACGGTACTGGGAAAAGACAAAGTGGGAATTATTGCCAAAGTATGTACATACCTCGCAGAACACAATCTGAATATTCTGGATATTTCCCAGACGATTGTGCAGGACTATTTCAATATGATGATGATTGTGGACATTTCTGCACCCTCTAAGTCCTTCGAGGAAATCGTAGAGGATCTGCAGCATGTCGGTGAGGACATCGGTGTGGAAATCAAGCTTCAGCATGAAGATATCTTCAATATTATGCACCGGATCTAG